ACGGGTCCTGCTCAAAAACGTTCGAACCGGTCAGGTCGAACAGCTGCCCTGCGACGGCGTGTTTATCTTCGTGGGAATGGTTCCCAACACAGGTTTCTTGAAAGACTTTGTGGACCTTACGGAGGCGGGCTTTATCCGCTGTGAGCCGGCGTATCTGCGGACTCGTGTCCCGGGCGTCTTTGCCGCCGGCGACTGCCGAATCGGGGCAGCCATGCAGCTGGTCACCGCCGTCGCCGACGGCGTCAACGCCGCTATGTGGATGAAACACTACCTCCGCGACCCCGCCTGGTGGACTCAACCCCTGGCTGAATCACTGTGAGATTCTCAGCAGCGCTTTTGTATGACGCTCGATTCGTGCGAGTACACAGAGAAATACGTACATATCGCAGAAAAAAGACCATGAATACGTCTTTTCAGTTAGGACATGGGCCGTAAAAGCGCTTGATTAAGAAGTCCGTCAGAGGGCTTCCCCCATTCACCATTTTCTGAATACTCTTGAAATCCTTAAATACCAAAACGCTTTTGACATACTGGAATACTGCGTCTCCTTGTTTATTACACATCGAAGGAAGCTTATGGATTCTGTTATTTTGTGATTGTGCTCACAAGCAACATATTTAAAGGGTCTCTGTATTCGGCAGGCCCATTGCCGCGGTGATTCGGTCGAAGTCATCCAGCGAATAGTAATCGATGATAATCCTTCCCCGGTTGCCTTTTCGGCCTGCCTCTATCCGCACTTTGGTCCCCAGAATCGACTCCAGCCGTTTTTCCAAATCCAGTATGTAAGCGGCCTTCTCTTTTTTCTGCGCGTCTTTCTGCGTATCTTTCTGCAGGAGTCGGCGGACCAGGTTTTCCACATCCCGCACACTCAGCCGCCCTGCCATCGCCCGATGCGCCAGCTTCTTTCGAATCTCTTCATCCGGCAAAGCCAGAATCGCCCTGGCATGCCCCATACTCAATTGGTTCTCGATGAGCATTGTCTGGATTTCCTCCGGCAGTTCCAGAAGCCGCAAATAGTTGCTGATAACGGAGCGGTCCTCCCCCAAACGCTGGGCCGCTTCCGTCTGCGTGAGGGAAAAAGTTTGGAGGTAGTTTTTGTAGGCTTTCGCCCGCTCTATCGGATTCAGATCCGTCCGGTGTATATTCTCCACCAAGGCCAGTTCGAGCATCTGTTCATCTGTCGCAGCCCGTATCATCACCGGAACCGTCGAGAGACCGGCTAATTGTGCAGCCCGAAACCGCCGCTCCCCGGCAATAATCTCATAGATTCCTTCTCCAGCCGGCCGAACTAATATCGGCTGAATGATTCCATTCTGCCGAATCGATTCAGCCAAGTCTTTCAGCTCATTCTCATTCCAGAATTGACGCGGCTGGTAAGGATTCGGACGAATCGCCGACAGCGGAAGCTCCGCCTTAGATTTCTCTAACTCCTTGTCTTTTGGAAAGTTATAATCATTTTGCCGAACGATTTCCGTTTCCGGTTCAGCCACATTTTGAGTTATAGGGCCCAACAATGCTTCCAGTCCCCTGCCTAAATGCGGCTTCTTCTGTTTCGAACTGCTCATACTCGCCTCCAATAAATTATCAAAAAGTTTGTCGGCAGTTCTAAAACAGATTCCGCAGAAAATCCAGAAAAAAATGT
The window above is part of the Anaerohalosphaeraceae bacterium genome. Proteins encoded here:
- a CDS encoding ParB/RepB/Spo0J family partition protein, with amino-acid sequence MSSSKQKKPHLGRGLEALLGPITQNVAEPETEIVRQNDYNFPKDKELEKSKAELPLSAIRPNPYQPRQFWNENELKDLAESIRQNGIIQPILVRPAGEGIYEIIAGERRFRAAQLAGLSTVPVMIRAATDEQMLELALVENIHRTDLNPIERAKAYKNYLQTFSLTQTEAAQRLGEDRSVISNYLRLLELPEEIQTMLIENQLSMGHARAILALPDEEIRKKLAHRAMAGRLSVRDVENLVRRLLQKDTQKDAQKKEKAAYILDLEKRLESILGTKVRIEAGRKGNRGRIIIDYYSLDDFDRITAAMGLPNTETL